From Cannabis sativa cultivar Pink pepper isolate KNU-18-1 chromosome 8, ASM2916894v1, whole genome shotgun sequence, a single genomic window includes:
- the LOC115699649 gene encoding pentatricopeptide repeat-containing protein At1g73400, mitochondrial produces MGPPKWKNIFIMRHYFASSSSCSIGSNSRGISLTVDAVVTGLSSSTIKPTNFFPSVTIFPYSCFGLVRLWSSSNALVAFRVPKRLYCSEVVRLDESFISDHTDLDVNGEESNVEKLYRTIMDNSYAYSNMEEALDHVGVGLSTELVAEILQRLRFEEKLAFRFFTWAGHQENYAHEPCVFNEMIDILSTTKYKIKQFQIVCEMLDYMKRHNKNTVPVEVLLTILRQYCEKYLTHVQKFAKKKRIRVKTQPEVNAFNLLLDALCKCSLVVDAEGMFKRVKRKVKPDANTYNILFFGWCRVRKPKRAMKVLEEMIEMGLTPDNFTYSAAIDSFCRAGMVTDAVELFEFMRTSGSTLSSPTAKNYVIMIVALIKNDRMEECFKFLEHMISSGCLPDVTTYKELIEGMCLAGKVDVAYKFLQQMGSKGYPPDIVTYNCFLKVLCDNKHSDEALKLFGIMVEAGCMPSVQTYNMLISMFFEMGDPDRATDTWKKMDKNGCAQDIDSYCVMIEGLFGCNKVEEACCLLEEVVNRRIKLPYRKFDIFLTQLSNLGDLRAIHRLSEHMRQFYNPAMARRFALNEKRKNTSLRGK; encoded by the coding sequence ATGGGTCCCCCAAAGTGGAAGAATATCTTTATAATGCGCCACTATTttgcatcttcttcttcttgttcaaTCGGATCCAACAGTAGGGGCATCTCTTTAACCGTTGATGCTGTTGTTACAGGTTTGAGTAGTTCAACTATCAAACCCACAAATTTTTTTCCCAGTGTTACAATTTTTCCATATTCATGCTTCGGTTTAGTTCGCCTATGGAGTTCCTCCAATGCTTTGGTTGCGTTTAGGGTCCCTAAGCGCTTGTATTGTTCCGAAGTAGTTAGATTGGATGAGTCTTTTATTTCTGATCATACTGATCTTGATGTGAATGGTGAAGAAAGCAATGTAGAAAAGTTATATAGGACTATTATGGATAATTCTTATGCATACTCTAACATGGAGGAAGCTTTGGACCATGTTGGTGTTGGTTTGTCCACTGAATTGGTTGCCGAGATTCTCCAAAGGCTTCGTTTTGAGGAGAAATTAGCATTTAGATTTTTCACTTGGGCTGGTCACCAAGAAAATTATGCTCATGAACCTTGTGTGTTTAATGAAATGATTGATATACTGTCTACTACAAAATACAAGATAAAACAGTTTCAAATTGTTTGTGAGATGCTGGATTATATGAAAAGGCATAACAAGAACACTGTTCCTGTTGAGGTTCTCTTGACAATTTTGAGACAGTATTGTGAAAAGTATTTGACCCATGTGCAGAAATTCGCAAAGAAGAAGAGGATTAGAGTGAAAACGCAGCCGGAGGTCAATGCCTTTAACTTGCTACTTGATGCTTTATGCAAATGCAGTTTGGTTGTGGATGCTGAAGGGATGTTTAAGAGAGTAAAGAGAAAAGTTAAGCCTGATGCTAATACCTATAACATTTTGTTTTTCGGGTGGTGTAGAGTTCGAAAGCCAAAAAGAGCGATGAAGGTACTAGAAGAAATGATTGAAATGGGTCTTACACCTGATAATTTTACATATAGTGCTGCCATTGATTCATTCTGCAGAGCAGGGATGGTAACTGATGCAGTTGAGCTTTTCGAGTTCATGAGAACAAGTGGTTCTACCCTGTCTTCTCCCACTGCCAAAAATTATGTGATCATGATTGTGGCTCTTATCAAGAATGATAGAATGGAAGAGTGCTTCAAATTTCTGGAACATATGATAAGTAGTGGTTGCCTTCCTGATGTTACAACGTACAAGGAGTTAATTGAAGGAATGTGTTTGGCTGGAAAAGTTGACGTGGCTTACAAGTTCCTTCAACAGATGGGGAGCAAAGGCTACCCTCCTGACATTGTGACTTACAATTGTTTTCTTAAGGTCCTATGTGACAATAAACACAGTGATGAAGCACTTAAACTCTTTGGTATAATGGTTGAGGCAGGTTGTATGCCGAGTGTGCAGACATATAATATGTTGATTTCCATGTTTTTTGAGATGGGTGATCCAGATAGGGCAACTGATACTTGGAAAAAAATGGATAAAAATGGCTGTGCTCAAGATATTGATTCTTACTGTGTGATGATTGAAGGGCTTTTTGGTTGCAATAAAGTTGAAGAAGCATGTTGTCTATTGGAAGAAGTGGTAAACAGGAGAATCAAATTGCCTTATAGGAAGTTTGATATTTTTCTGACACAACTTTCTAACCTTGGCGATTTACGAGCAATCCATAGGCTTTCAGAGCATATGAGACAATTCTACAACCCTGCTATGGCTAGGCGTTTTGCACTGAATGAGAAGCGAAAAAACACGAGTTTGAGAGGGAAGTAG
- the LOC115699647 gene encoding probable inactive leucine-rich repeat receptor-like protein kinase At3g03770 isoform X2: MGLFFWFILLLLSEVIFLPCSYQQQTSQTRVLLQLRRQLENPNSLQAWENYYGNLCNIPTSVHVSILCQNTSVTELKIMGDKVSNGDEFNGFAIPNQTLSEAFSIESFVTTLTKLSSLRVLRLVSLGIWGPLPDKIHRLSSLELLDLSSNFMYGSVPPKISTMVKLSTLTLDENYFNGTVPDWLDSLSNLTILSLKNNLFHGEFPDSVSRVKTLTDISMADNNISGKLPDLSGLTNLRVLDLRENQLDSELPLLPNQLITVLLSNNSFSGHIPSKFGDLTQLQHLDLSSNNLTGTPPSALFSLPKISYLNLASNMLSGSIPNKLSCGAKLGFVDISSNRLVGGIPPCLASNSDKRFVKYNANCLSIDSNHQHHGPYCMEDNKGKKPSKGIVITVVVASISGTILFAVLIVFGVLFLRRRNHHQNHHHHHPRKPLEQQHTLPKQQENSPSVFCSDLVTNARLISQAAKLGTQGAPVCKIFSHEELREATNNFNKSIFLGEGFTGKLYKGKLENGTYVTVRSLAFSKKYSIQNLKGRLDFLSKLHHPNLVALLGYCTENGGQDYNGANKVFLVYEYVPNGNYRTYLSETCPEKVLKWSERLAILIGIAKAVHFLHTGVIPGCFNNRLKTNNILLDEHRIAKLSDYGISIIREAIEKVEAKGERTKSSHKKTVEDDVYNFGFILLESLVGPIVSGKGETFLLNEMASFGSQDGRKRIVDPIVLTTSSQESLSIVVSITRKCISHEVSSRPSFEDVLWNLQYAAQVQATADADDQKSDSASQP, encoded by the exons ATGGGATTGTTTTTCTGGTTTATTCTGTTACTTCTATCTGAGGTTATATTCCTTCCTTGTTCATACCAACAACAAACTTCTCAAACCCGAGTCTTGCTTCAACTAAGGAGGCAATTGGAGAATCCCAACTCATTACAAGCTTGGGAAAATTACTATGGTAACTTGTGTAACATTCCTACCTCTGTTCATGTCAGTATCTTATGCCAGAACACTTCAGTCACAGAGCTGAAAATAATGGGAGATAAGGTTTCTAATGGTGATGAGTTTAATGGCTTTGCAATCCCCAATCAAACTCTTTCAGAAGCTTTTTCTATTGAATCTTTTGTTACTACACTTACAAAGTTAAGCAGCTTGAGAGTTCTTAGATTAGTATCTTTGGGAATTTGGGGACCACTTCCTGATAAGATTCATAGGCTATCTTCACTTGAACTCTTGGATTTGAGCTCAAATTTCATGTATGGTTCTGTTCCTCCAAAGATATCTACAATGGTTAAGCTTAGTACTCTAACACTAGATGAGAATTATTTCAATGGAACTGTTCCTGATTGGCTTGACTCATTGTCAAATCTTACTATTTTGAGCTTGAAGAACAACTTGTTTCATGGTGAGTTTCCTGATTCAGTGTCTAGAGTAAAAACACTTACTGATATTTCAATGGCTGATAACAACATATCTGGTAAGCTACCTGATTTGAGTGGCTTAACTAATTTGCGTGTATTAGATTTAAGAGAGAATCAATTAGATTCTGAATTGCCACTACTCCCAAATCAATTGATAACAGTTCTTCTCAGCAACAACTCATTCTCAGGACATATTCCTTCAAAATTTGGTGATCTTACTCAGCTTCAACACCTTGATCTTTCATCAAATAATCTAACTGGGACACCTCCTTCTGCCTTGTTCTCTTTGCCAAAAATCAGCTATTTGAACTTAGCATCAAATATGCTAAGTGGGTCAATTCCAAACAAGCTAAGTTGTGGTGCAAAACTTGGATTTGTAGATATTTCAAGCAACAGATTAGTGGGTGGAATTCCTCCTTGTTTGGCTAGTAATTCAGACAAAAGATTTGTTAAATATAATGCAAATTGTCTATCCATTGATTCCAATCATCAACATCATGGTCCATACTGCATGGAAGACAATAAAGGAAAAAAACCATCAAAAGGAATAGTTATAACAGTGGTTGTTGCTTCCATTAGTGGCACTATTCTTTTTGCTGTGCTTATAGTATTTGGTGTACTCTTTTTGAGAAGAAGAaatcatcatcaaaatcatcatcatcatcatccaaGAAAGCCTCTTGAGCAACAACACACATTGCCTAAACAACAAGAGAATTCACCATCAGTGTTTTGTTCTGATCTTGTTACAAATGCTA GGCTTATTTCTCAAGCAGCTAAGCTAGGGACACAAGGAGCTCCAGTGTGTAAAATATTTTCTCATGAAGAGTTGAGAGAAGCAACAAACAACTTTAACAAGTCTATATTTTTGGGTGAAGGCTTCACAGGGAAG ctTTACAAGGGAAAATTGGAAAACGGAACTTATGTTACTGTAAGATCTCTGGCTTTTTCGAAGAAGTATTCGATTCAGAACCTCAAAGGCCGGCTTGATTTTCTCTCGAAACTTCACCATCCCAATTTAGTTGCCCTTTTGGGCTATTGTACTGAAAATGGTGGACAAGATTATAATGGTGCTAACAAAGTCTTCCTAGTCTATGAATATGTCCCTAATGGGAACTACAGAACATATCTATCAG AAACTTGTCCAGAAAAAGTTCTTAAATGGTCTGAAAGACTAGCTATTTTGATTGGAATAGCCAAGGCTGTGCATTTTCTTCACACTGGGGTTATTCCTGGTTGCTTCAACAATCGATTGAAAACGAACAATATATTGCTCGACGAGCATCGAATTGCAAAGTTGAGTGATTATGGGATTTCCATCATCAGAGAAGCAATTGAAAAAGTTGAG GCCAAGGGAGAACGCACAAAATCAAG CCATAAGAAAACTGTTGAGGATGATGTCTACAACTTTGGATTTATATTACTTGAATCACTTGTTGGACCAATAGTGAGTGGAAAAGGGGAGACTTTTCTACTAAATGAAATG GCATCCTTTGGTAGTCAAGATGGTAGAAAAAGGATAGTGGATCCAATTGTGCTGACCACTTCTTCACAAGAATCATTATCAATTGTGGTATCAATCACAAGAAAATGCATATCTCATGAAGTGTCATCTAGGCCATCTTTTGAAGATGTGCTTTGGAATCTACAGTATGCAGCTCAAGTTCAGGCCACAGCTGATGCTGATGATCAAAAATCAGATTCTGCATCACAGCCTTAG
- the LOC115699647 gene encoding probable inactive leucine-rich repeat receptor-like protein kinase At3g03770 isoform X1, giving the protein MGLFFWFILLLLSEVIFLPCSYQQQTSQTRVLLQLRRQLENPNSLQAWENYYGNLCNIPTSVHVSILCQNTSVTELKIMGDKVSNGDEFNGFAIPNQTLSEAFSIESFVTTLTKLSSLRVLRLVSLGIWGPLPDKIHRLSSLELLDLSSNFMYGSVPPKISTMVKLSTLTLDENYFNGTVPDWLDSLSNLTILSLKNNLFHGEFPDSVSRVKTLTDISMADNNISGKLPDLSGLTNLRVLDLRENQLDSELPLLPNQLITVLLSNNSFSGHIPSKFGDLTQLQHLDLSSNNLTGTPPSALFSLPKISYLNLASNMLSGSIPNKLSCGAKLGFVDISSNRLVGGIPPCLASNSDKRFVKYNANCLSIDSNHQHHGPYCMEDNKGKKPSKGIVITVVVASISGTILFAVLIVFGVLFLRRRNHHQNHHHHHPRKPLEQQHTLPKQQENSPSVFCSDLVTNARLISQAAKLGTQGAPVCKIFSHEELREATNNFNKSIFLGEGFTGKVPNKLKCAIELDVTLENLQRENLYKGKLENGTYVTVRSLAFSKKYSIQNLKGRLDFLSKLHHPNLVALLGYCTENGGQDYNGANKVFLVYEYVPNGNYRTYLSETCPEKVLKWSERLAILIGIAKAVHFLHTGVIPGCFNNRLKTNNILLDEHRIAKLSDYGISIIREAIEKVEAKGERTKSSHKKTVEDDVYNFGFILLESLVGPIVSGKGETFLLNEMASFGSQDGRKRIVDPIVLTTSSQESLSIVVSITRKCISHEVSSRPSFEDVLWNLQYAAQVQATADADDQKSDSASQP; this is encoded by the exons ATGGGATTGTTTTTCTGGTTTATTCTGTTACTTCTATCTGAGGTTATATTCCTTCCTTGTTCATACCAACAACAAACTTCTCAAACCCGAGTCTTGCTTCAACTAAGGAGGCAATTGGAGAATCCCAACTCATTACAAGCTTGGGAAAATTACTATGGTAACTTGTGTAACATTCCTACCTCTGTTCATGTCAGTATCTTATGCCAGAACACTTCAGTCACAGAGCTGAAAATAATGGGAGATAAGGTTTCTAATGGTGATGAGTTTAATGGCTTTGCAATCCCCAATCAAACTCTTTCAGAAGCTTTTTCTATTGAATCTTTTGTTACTACACTTACAAAGTTAAGCAGCTTGAGAGTTCTTAGATTAGTATCTTTGGGAATTTGGGGACCACTTCCTGATAAGATTCATAGGCTATCTTCACTTGAACTCTTGGATTTGAGCTCAAATTTCATGTATGGTTCTGTTCCTCCAAAGATATCTACAATGGTTAAGCTTAGTACTCTAACACTAGATGAGAATTATTTCAATGGAACTGTTCCTGATTGGCTTGACTCATTGTCAAATCTTACTATTTTGAGCTTGAAGAACAACTTGTTTCATGGTGAGTTTCCTGATTCAGTGTCTAGAGTAAAAACACTTACTGATATTTCAATGGCTGATAACAACATATCTGGTAAGCTACCTGATTTGAGTGGCTTAACTAATTTGCGTGTATTAGATTTAAGAGAGAATCAATTAGATTCTGAATTGCCACTACTCCCAAATCAATTGATAACAGTTCTTCTCAGCAACAACTCATTCTCAGGACATATTCCTTCAAAATTTGGTGATCTTACTCAGCTTCAACACCTTGATCTTTCATCAAATAATCTAACTGGGACACCTCCTTCTGCCTTGTTCTCTTTGCCAAAAATCAGCTATTTGAACTTAGCATCAAATATGCTAAGTGGGTCAATTCCAAACAAGCTAAGTTGTGGTGCAAAACTTGGATTTGTAGATATTTCAAGCAACAGATTAGTGGGTGGAATTCCTCCTTGTTTGGCTAGTAATTCAGACAAAAGATTTGTTAAATATAATGCAAATTGTCTATCCATTGATTCCAATCATCAACATCATGGTCCATACTGCATGGAAGACAATAAAGGAAAAAAACCATCAAAAGGAATAGTTATAACAGTGGTTGTTGCTTCCATTAGTGGCACTATTCTTTTTGCTGTGCTTATAGTATTTGGTGTACTCTTTTTGAGAAGAAGAaatcatcatcaaaatcatcatcatcatcatccaaGAAAGCCTCTTGAGCAACAACACACATTGCCTAAACAACAAGAGAATTCACCATCAGTGTTTTGTTCTGATCTTGTTACAAATGCTA GGCTTATTTCTCAAGCAGCTAAGCTAGGGACACAAGGAGCTCCAGTGTGTAAAATATTTTCTCATGAAGAGTTGAGAGAAGCAACAAACAACTTTAACAAGTCTATATTTTTGGGTGAAGGCTTCACAGGGAAGGTACCCAACAAACTCAAATGTGCTATAGAATTAGATGTCACACTTGAAAATTTGCAGAGGGAAAAT ctTTACAAGGGAAAATTGGAAAACGGAACTTATGTTACTGTAAGATCTCTGGCTTTTTCGAAGAAGTATTCGATTCAGAACCTCAAAGGCCGGCTTGATTTTCTCTCGAAACTTCACCATCCCAATTTAGTTGCCCTTTTGGGCTATTGTACTGAAAATGGTGGACAAGATTATAATGGTGCTAACAAAGTCTTCCTAGTCTATGAATATGTCCCTAATGGGAACTACAGAACATATCTATCAG AAACTTGTCCAGAAAAAGTTCTTAAATGGTCTGAAAGACTAGCTATTTTGATTGGAATAGCCAAGGCTGTGCATTTTCTTCACACTGGGGTTATTCCTGGTTGCTTCAACAATCGATTGAAAACGAACAATATATTGCTCGACGAGCATCGAATTGCAAAGTTGAGTGATTATGGGATTTCCATCATCAGAGAAGCAATTGAAAAAGTTGAG GCCAAGGGAGAACGCACAAAATCAAG CCATAAGAAAACTGTTGAGGATGATGTCTACAACTTTGGATTTATATTACTTGAATCACTTGTTGGACCAATAGTGAGTGGAAAAGGGGAGACTTTTCTACTAAATGAAATG GCATCCTTTGGTAGTCAAGATGGTAGAAAAAGGATAGTGGATCCAATTGTGCTGACCACTTCTTCACAAGAATCATTATCAATTGTGGTATCAATCACAAGAAAATGCATATCTCATGAAGTGTCATCTAGGCCATCTTTTGAAGATGTGCTTTGGAATCTACAGTATGCAGCTCAAGTTCAGGCCACAGCTGATGCTGATGATCAAAAATCAGATTCTGCATCACAGCCTTAG